The Neobacillus sp. OS1-2 genome includes a window with the following:
- a CDS encoding TrkA C-terminal domain-containing protein, which translates to MQKAQIPTYERIAIDLANRIYDGKFKVGEKIHGRSTLASEYKVSPETVRRAIKILEDVEIVHSTKGSGIVISSRENAYKYIHRFSNLASIKDLEKQMATLISERANLDDQLFDTLRKIMDYSGKLRHTNPLAPIEVEIFPGCIHIGKTISEMKFWQNTGGTVIGMKRKGELIISPGPYALILEGDVLLVIGDDKTYDRVLHFLED; encoded by the coding sequence ATGCAAAAGGCGCAAATACCAACATATGAGCGAATTGCCATCGATTTGGCGAATAGAATATACGATGGTAAGTTTAAAGTGGGGGAAAAAATTCATGGCAGATCAACCTTGGCAAGTGAATACAAGGTTTCCCCCGAAACTGTCAGAAGAGCGATAAAGATTTTGGAAGATGTGGAGATTGTGCATTCCACAAAGGGCAGCGGGATTGTGATTTCTTCGCGGGAAAATGCGTATAAGTATATTCACCGTTTTTCCAACCTGGCGAGTATAAAGGATCTGGAGAAACAGATGGCCACACTCATTTCTGAAAGAGCCAATCTCGATGATCAGCTTTTTGACACGTTAAGAAAGATCATGGACTACTCTGGCAAGCTTCGCCATACCAATCCGTTAGCTCCGATTGAGGTGGAAATATTTCCTGGCTGTATTCATATTGGAAAAACCATTTCAGAAATGAAATTCTGGCAAAATACTGGTGGAACTGTAATTGGCATGAAGCGGAAAGGTGAGTTAATTATCTCACCGGGGCCCTATGCATTAATCCTAGAAGGCGATGTATTGTTAGTTATTGGGGATGATAAAACATATGATAGAGTCCTTCATTTTTTAGAGGATTAG
- a CDS encoding acyltransferase family protein, with protein MASTKRSKFFDNAKFILIFLVVFGHLISPLKEQDGILFTLYSVIFLFHMPAFILISGYFAKGYKKKGYLKKSVKKVLIPYLIFQIIYSIFYYVIGNEDRLTFDLLHPHWTLWFLLSLFFWNLLLYGFARLRWIGFAVAIVLGILVGYVDNVGSYLSLSRTIVFFPYFLLGFLLNGNQLRKIIRAKYSLPLGMGIIITILLFFGMAFPKDSVPWLLADSSYEHMGGMEWSDGLIRALQYGVTLLVVFGFLALIPSTQYKITKIGERTLYVYLFHGFIIKSLQALVPADSLPSISGNYLLLVILSFIICLILGSYFIKKYTRPLVELTS; from the coding sequence ATGGCTTCAACCAAAAGGAGTAAGTTTTTCGATAATGCTAAATTTATTTTGATTTTTCTTGTTGTTTTTGGACATCTTATCAGTCCTTTAAAGGAACAGGATGGTATTCTTTTCACACTATATAGTGTAATTTTTTTATTCCATATGCCAGCGTTTATCTTAATCTCCGGATATTTTGCAAAAGGATATAAAAAGAAGGGATATTTGAAAAAGTCTGTAAAGAAGGTTTTAATCCCTTATTTGATCTTTCAAATCATCTATTCGATTTTTTATTATGTGATTGGGAACGAGGATCGTTTAACCTTTGATTTATTACATCCTCATTGGACACTTTGGTTTTTATTAAGTTTGTTTTTTTGGAATTTGCTGTTATATGGATTTGCAAGGTTAAGATGGATAGGGTTTGCAGTTGCTATTGTATTGGGGATTTTGGTTGGATATGTAGATAATGTGGGCAGTTATTTAAGTTTATCAAGAACGATTGTATTCTTTCCCTATTTTTTATTGGGGTTTCTATTAAATGGAAATCAACTTAGAAAAATAATCAGGGCAAAATATTCACTTCCCCTTGGAATGGGAATCATTATTACTATATTATTATTCTTTGGAATGGCTTTTCCAAAAGATTCTGTGCCATGGCTGTTAGCTGACAGTTCTTATGAACATATGGGAGGGATGGAGTGGTCAGATGGGCTCATTCGCGCACTCCAATATGGTGTCACATTACTCGTTGTGTTTGGATTTTTGGCGTTAATCCCATCCACCCAATATAAAATAACCAAAATTGGCGAAAGAACCCTATATGTCTATTTGTTCCATGGTTTTATTATTAAATCACTTCAAGCTTTGGTACCGGCTGATAGTTTACCGTCCATTTCAGGGAACTATCTCTTACTTGTCATCCTGTCCTTTATCATTTGTCTAATCCTAGGCAGTTACTTTATTAAAAAATATACTCGGCCACTTGTTGAGCTTACGTCTTAA
- a CDS encoding DHHA1 domain-containing protein, translated as MVKLFTDMDLDGLGCGLIAKLAFGDKANVFYCSYRNLNQRVESFIKHPANNQEETYITDLAVNELVEKKLQERFQRGHHIQMIDHHVTAMHFNEYDWGWVMPEYDNGKKTCATSLFYDYLIEHGKIERNHALEEFIDLVRQYDTWEWDENNNVTAKRLNDLFYIMNREQFEEEMLKRLKENTDSFQLTETENMILDIEEQKINRYIHSKSRQIVQTFVGDYCVGVVHAEQYLSELGNALNNIYPHMDMIVLLNVSGKKMGFRTIHDEVNVAEFAQRYGGGGHPKASGSELTKEGFETFIVNVFEQNPLKPDADRNEYNVKESAFGTSYQNHLGESSYILPAGDGKYELVHNGGKIGQTFSAFSEAERFLKRNHSSWLRQDQEFLYKLSGTLKISLDELRENYDEIISNHMVDIMHM; from the coding sequence ATGGTAAAACTTTTTACAGATATGGATTTAGATGGCCTTGGCTGCGGGCTAATTGCTAAACTAGCCTTTGGGGATAAAGCAAATGTATTTTATTGTTCCTATCGAAATTTAAACCAGAGGGTCGAGTCGTTTATTAAACATCCGGCCAATAACCAGGAAGAAACTTATATTACCGATTTAGCCGTTAATGAGTTGGTTGAGAAAAAACTGCAGGAACGGTTTCAGCGGGGCCATCATATTCAGATGATTGATCATCATGTGACGGCGATGCATTTTAATGAGTACGACTGGGGCTGGGTAATGCCAGAGTATGATAATGGCAAAAAAACATGTGCGACCTCATTGTTTTATGATTATTTGATTGAGCATGGGAAGATCGAGCGAAATCATGCACTTGAAGAATTCATTGATTTAGTCCGTCAATATGATACCTGGGAATGGGATGAAAATAATAATGTGACGGCCAAGCGGTTAAACGATTTATTTTACATAATGAACAGAGAACAGTTTGAAGAAGAGATGTTAAAGCGGTTAAAGGAAAATACCGATTCGTTTCAGTTAACGGAAACAGAAAATATGATTCTTGATATTGAAGAGCAAAAAATTAATCGTTATATCCACTCGAAAAGCAGACAGATTGTGCAAACCTTTGTGGGCGATTATTGTGTCGGTGTTGTCCATGCAGAGCAGTATTTGTCCGAGCTAGGCAATGCGTTAAATAATATTTATCCTCATATGGACATGATTGTTCTTTTGAATGTAAGTGGAAAGAAAATGGGCTTCCGAACGATCCATGATGAAGTGAATGTGGCTGAATTTGCTCAGAGATATGGTGGTGGGGGGCATCCGAAAGCTTCCGGATCTGAGTTAACAAAAGAAGGATTTGAAACCTTTATTGTCAACGTTTTCGAACAGAACCCGCTTAAACCGGATGCCGATCGGAATGAATATAATGTGAAAGAATCAGCCTTTGGAACAAGCTATCAAAACCATTTGGGGGAAAGTTCGTATATTTTACCGGCAGGGGATGGAAAATATGAACTTGTCCATAATGGGGGGAAGATTGGGCAAACGTTTTCTGCCTTCTCCGAGGCGGAACGTTTTCTTAAAAGAAATCATTCTTCTTGGCTTAGACAAGATCAAGAATTCTTATATAAGCTTTCTGGGACATTAAAGATCTCACTTGATGAATTAAGGGAAAATTACGATGAGATCATCAGTAATCATATGGTCGATATTATGCATATGTAA
- a CDS encoding MerR family transcriptional regulator, producing the protein MNTSEVAKLLGVSASTVQRWVKQLELPMEKNERGHYHFSREDIHLLKEIHDQLQKGTLLHEITPVNEKKSVRRGTVKSVENDQAFEKLTAKVSEMEIKLNDKADSVASYQLLQHRREIEELQDQIKLLTQQLDLLQNQVKELNDPIQTEKPFLLDSSKVKRKRKNFVSSIFGF; encoded by the coding sequence ATGAATACAAGTGAAGTAGCAAAATTATTAGGGGTATCTGCTAGTACAGTTCAGCGCTGGGTAAAACAGCTTGAGCTGCCAATGGAAAAAAATGAGCGGGGACATTATCACTTTAGCCGCGAGGATATTCATCTATTAAAAGAAATTCATGATCAACTTCAAAAGGGAACCTTATTGCATGAAATAACCCCAGTCAATGAGAAAAAAAGTGTCAGAAGAGGTACTGTGAAATCAGTCGAAAATGATCAAGCATTTGAAAAATTAACCGCAAAAGTGAGCGAAATGGAAATAAAACTGAATGACAAGGCAGATTCAGTTGCTTCCTATCAACTCCTTCAGCATCGCCGTGAAATTGAGGAATTGCAGGATCAAATAAAATTATTAACCCAACAACTTGACCTACTTCAAAACCAGGTCAAAGAGCTAAACGATCCTATACAAACTGAAAAACCTTTCCTGTTGGATTCAAGCAAAGTCAAAAGAAAAAGGAAAAATTTCGTCAGTTCCATTTTTGGCTTTTGA
- a CDS encoding glycine betaine ABC transporter substrate-binding protein, translating into MSGFWNYLTANYQQIVNLLGEHLYLSIVSVLIAIIIGIPLGILISNEKKLAKPIIGTTNVIQAVPSLALLGFLIPFIGIGSAPAIVMVVLYSLLPIVKNTYTGLTNIDGDILEAAKGIGLTKSQTMRKVQLPLAFPMIMAGIRISAVTAVGLMTIAAFVGAGGLGYLVFSGVQTVDNHMILAGAIPACILALLIDFVVGKLEASLSYTSKRRTAKKSGKKTKRWMIALASIIIVIAGGFKVYSIASAEEKIVIGSKNFSESMILGNMLADLIENKTDLPVERKLNLGGSQVAFGALKNGDVDMYVEYTGTGLVNILNQPPESNPDKVYDYVQKEFKQKYGIELLKPLGFNNTYALAVRQDTAEEYRLNTISDLAKVSGNLIMGPTIEFPNREDGLIGLEKTYNLAFKDVKAVDGGLRYTALKNHKSDVIDAFSTDGLLEEFQLKVLKDDQNFFPPYYAVPVIKEETLKEHPELKKAINSLAGKLSDDKMRQLNYKVDSLKESPAKVAKEFLEKEGLLD; encoded by the coding sequence ATGAGTGGATTTTGGAACTATCTAACAGCAAATTATCAGCAAATCGTCAATTTACTGGGTGAACATTTATATTTAAGTATCGTTTCAGTATTAATTGCCATTATTATTGGAATCCCGTTAGGAATCTTAATTTCGAACGAGAAAAAGCTAGCCAAACCAATTATTGGGACGACAAACGTTATTCAAGCTGTACCAAGTCTGGCTTTACTTGGATTTCTAATTCCGTTTATTGGAATCGGCAGTGCACCGGCCATTGTAATGGTCGTTCTTTATTCTCTTCTCCCTATTGTCAAGAACACCTATACCGGGTTGACGAATATTGACGGGGACATTCTGGAAGCCGCCAAAGGCATCGGTCTGACTAAGAGTCAAACCATGAGAAAGGTTCAGCTGCCGCTAGCCTTCCCGATGATTATGGCGGGTATCAGAATTTCAGCGGTAACAGCAGTTGGGTTGATGACAATTGCTGCATTCGTTGGAGCAGGTGGACTAGGTTACCTTGTTTTCTCAGGTGTACAAACCGTTGATAACCATATGATTTTAGCTGGAGCCATTCCGGCCTGTATCTTAGCACTCCTCATTGACTTTGTAGTCGGAAAACTTGAAGCCTCACTTTCTTATACAAGTAAACGAAGAACAGCCAAAAAGTCAGGAAAGAAAACAAAACGATGGATGATTGCTCTCGCCTCAATCATTATCGTTATCGCAGGTGGTTTCAAGGTATATTCCATCGCCAGCGCCGAAGAAAAAATTGTCATTGGCTCTAAAAACTTTAGTGAATCGATGATATTAGGAAACATGCTGGCCGATTTAATTGAAAACAAAACAGATCTACCTGTAGAAAGAAAACTAAATCTTGGTGGTTCCCAGGTTGCTTTTGGCGCCCTTAAGAATGGCGACGTTGATATGTATGTAGAATATACCGGTACAGGCTTGGTTAATATTTTAAACCAACCGCCGGAAAGTAACCCTGATAAGGTATATGATTATGTGCAAAAGGAATTTAAACAAAAATATGGGATTGAGTTATTAAAACCACTTGGATTTAATAATACCTATGCCCTGGCCGTTCGCCAGGACACAGCAGAAGAATATAGGTTAAATACGATCTCAGATTTGGCTAAAGTAAGTGGTAATTTAATTATGGGGCCGACGATTGAATTTCCCAACCGGGAAGATGGATTAATCGGGCTTGAAAAAACCTATAATTTGGCTTTTAAAGATGTCAAAGCCGTCGATGGCGGCTTACGTTATACTGCATTGAAAAATCATAAAAGTGATGTCATCGATGCTTTCTCGACTGACGGGCTACTTGAAGAATTTCAATTGAAGGTCTTAAAGGATGATCAAAACTTTTTTCCTCCATATTATGCAGTGCCAGTCATAAAGGAAGAAACATTGAAAGAACATCCGGAACTGAAGAAGGCAATTAATTCCTTAGCTGGTAAGCTATCAGATGATAAAATGCGCCAGCTCAACTATAAAGTTGACAGTCTCAAAGAGTCACCAGCAAAGGTTGCAAAAGAATTTTTAGAAAAAGAAGGATTGCTGGATTAA
- a CDS encoding MerR family transcriptional regulator yields the protein MKTYTLKEVSKKINVPPGMIRQWEKDYVDFLDISRSKQGARIYTDMEIEQLLEIKQMADKKVSKEMIRQWLHKRQEPVDEELSPVPEVSLEIVSEEMITPVSIEESTLKNTELFFEAMESYKKTFLSEVKDEIRSVVRKEVLEEVKKEITKGTYYTVKSISDSIYKSTENTKAEIHLLAENLERSSEVTADSLQYLANNIANVSHETTEEIFSLSKQLSETTEEISQYVDVTNNEISNLSEVISQDREFFIEERNQYRHEVTQREAAFQQMLTSFRDVAAAKEKKWWKFWS from the coding sequence GACTTATACATTAAAAGAAGTTTCTAAAAAAATAAATGTTCCACCGGGAATGATTCGCCAATGGGAAAAAGATTATGTTGATTTCCTTGATATTTCACGTTCCAAACAGGGAGCGCGAATTTATACAGACATGGAAATTGAACAATTGTTAGAAATTAAACAAATGGCCGACAAAAAGGTCAGCAAGGAAATGATCCGGCAATGGCTACATAAAAGGCAGGAGCCCGTTGACGAGGAACTCTCCCCTGTGCCTGAAGTCTCCTTAGAAATCGTTTCTGAAGAAATGATTACCCCTGTGTCAATTGAAGAAAGCACCCTTAAAAATACCGAGCTCTTTTTCGAAGCAATGGAATCCTATAAAAAAACGTTCTTAAGTGAAGTAAAGGATGAAATCCGCAGTGTCGTCCGGAAAGAGGTTTTAGAAGAAGTAAAAAAGGAAATCACAAAAGGCACTTATTATACAGTGAAATCCATTTCCGACTCGATTTATAAATCCACTGAAAACACAAAAGCAGAAATTCATCTGTTAGCGGAGAATCTTGAAAGGTCTTCAGAGGTCACAGCTGATTCTTTGCAGTACCTTGCCAATAATATAGCAAATGTTTCTCATGAAACCACTGAAGAGATCTTTTCACTGTCCAAACAGCTATCGGAGACCACTGAAGAAATATCTCAATATGTGGATGTAACCAATAATGAAATCTCCAATCTTTCGGAAGTGATTTCACAAGACCGTGAATTCTTTATTGAAGAGCGTAATCAATACCGACATGAAGTGACACAAAGAGAAGCAGCCTTTCAGCAAATGTTGACCAGTTTTCGTGATGTCGCAGCTGCAAAAGAGAAGAAATGGTGGAAATTTTGGTCTTAA
- a CDS encoding membrane-spanning protein produces MKRKVIIILSILFIIFMTALFIYYLVKGDASRWQVALGGILVSALPLCLLRMKQNPFNIPIIVGYYLFLFGSLYLGSIASFYLHYTWWDSSVHFYKGMLIGFVGISLYKRLIPEKVRQDVSSGILFLFVFSLAVLAGVLWEIYEFVGDLTFTHTMQRGGNTDTMYDLLCGVAGGLIVAFYSLVRKKTV; encoded by the coding sequence GTGAAACGGAAAGTTATTATCATTTTAAGTATTTTGTTTATCATTTTCATGACTGCCTTATTTATTTATTATTTAGTCAAAGGTGATGCCTCTAGATGGCAGGTTGCGCTCGGCGGTATCTTAGTTAGCGCATTACCGCTTTGCTTATTAAGGATGAAACAAAATCCATTTAACATTCCCATCATCGTCGGTTATTATCTTTTTTTATTTGGATCGTTATATCTAGGTTCAATCGCAAGCTTTTACCTGCATTACACATGGTGGGATTCTTCCGTTCACTTTTACAAAGGAATGCTCATTGGTTTTGTTGGTATATCCCTTTACAAACGATTGATCCCTGAAAAAGTCCGCCAAGATGTCTCATCAGGAATCCTCTTTCTTTTCGTGTTCTCACTTGCCGTTTTAGCCGGTGTACTATGGGAAATTTATGAGTTTGTTGGCGATTTGACCTTTACACACACGATGCAGCGTGGTGGAAATACCGATACCATGTATGATCTACTTTGCGGTGTAGCCGGCGGCCTCATCGTAGCTTTTTACTCATTAGTAAGAAAAAAGACAGTGTAA
- a CDS encoding nitronate monooxygenase — MKRGNKLNFPQLKIGHMIPKVPIMQGGMGVGISLSKLASAVANAGGIGIISGTGISVDDMRSHIRRAKECVKKNAGYIGVNVLFAMNDFAEKMKAALEEKVDFIISGAGISRDMYAWGKQAGIPVISIVSSAKLARISERLGAAAVVVEGFEAGGHLGTDRPMFDILPEVVEAVSIPVIAAGGIMTGSDIAKALTLGASGVQMGTRFVASAECDAPLAFKQKYVNAGKDDLVLVKTTVGLQGRAIKNNFTNLITGPDKLKIAKCHDCLKNCSYRFCTLDSLLTSVNGDVENGLVFAGARVAEIKEILPVQTIIDNLTKEYRDSSLTIN, encoded by the coding sequence GTGAAAAGGGGTAATAAATTGAATTTTCCACAACTTAAAATTGGTCATATGATACCAAAGGTTCCGATTATGCAAGGCGGGATGGGTGTAGGTATTTCACTTAGTAAACTAGCGTCAGCAGTCGCTAATGCCGGGGGGATCGGGATTATTTCCGGTACAGGCATTTCAGTTGACGATATGCGCTCACATATAAGGCGGGCTAAAGAATGTGTTAAAAAAAATGCAGGCTACATTGGCGTAAATGTACTATTTGCCATGAATGATTTTGCTGAAAAAATGAAAGCTGCCCTTGAGGAAAAGGTTGATTTTATCATCTCCGGTGCCGGAATATCAAGGGACATGTATGCATGGGGAAAACAAGCAGGAATTCCTGTTATCTCAATCGTATCCTCTGCAAAGCTAGCCAGGATATCAGAACGGCTTGGTGCTGCCGCTGTTGTGGTTGAAGGCTTTGAAGCAGGCGGACATCTTGGGACAGACCGACCCATGTTCGATATCCTACCCGAAGTTGTTGAAGCAGTTTCCATCCCTGTCATCGCAGCCGGAGGAATTATGACTGGCAGCGATATTGCCAAAGCACTTACGTTGGGAGCCTCAGGCGTGCAAATGGGGACACGGTTTGTTGCAAGCGCAGAATGTGATGCGCCACTAGCCTTTAAACAAAAATATGTAAATGCCGGTAAAGATGATCTGGTATTGGTTAAAACCACCGTCGGCTTACAAGGAAGAGCCATCAAGAATAACTTTACCAATTTGATTACCGGTCCAGACAAATTGAAAATAGCCAAATGTCATGATTGTTTAAAAAATTGTTCCTACCGTTTTTGTACACTTGACTCACTGCTTACATCGGTTAATGGCGATGTTGAAAATGGACTCGTTTTCGCAGGAGCCAGAGTAGCTGAAATTAAGGAAATACTCCCGGTCCAAACCATAATCGATAATCTAACAAAAGAGTATCGCGATTCTTCATTAACAATAAATTAA
- a CDS encoding M50 family metallopeptidase, which translates to MLSFVRDKFSAKFFLFLVIAFLLIHVPILGNYVKVVNTLIHESGHALIALLGGKVETISLFMNSEGATVSSQSTWIGSFFTSLAGYTFASFMAFLSFLLIGRKKGTLLIDILLAFIFLNLIFWVRNPYGVFWLCSFAAAFLFLLIKGSQKVRDNLLLLIASILLVDSVQSAYEILLISVGQPQAAGDASNLAQLTILPAFIWGLFFFMQALWFCYFGLKRGYYRLAK; encoded by the coding sequence ATGTTGAGCTTTGTTCGGGACAAATTCAGTGCGAAGTTTTTCCTTTTCCTCGTGATAGCATTTTTGTTGATTCATGTTCCTATCCTCGGGAATTATGTAAAAGTTGTCAATACACTAATACATGAATCTGGGCATGCCCTGATTGCTCTTCTCGGCGGGAAGGTAGAAACCATTTCTTTATTTATGAATTCTGAAGGGGCAACTGTCAGCAGTCAGTCAACATGGATAGGCAGCTTCTTTACCAGCCTTGCTGGCTATACTTTTGCTTCTTTTATGGCGTTTCTTTCTTTTTTACTAATTGGGAGAAAAAAGGGAACGCTTTTAATTGATATTTTGTTAGCATTTATTTTTTTAAATCTAATCTTTTGGGTGAGAAATCCATATGGGGTTTTTTGGCTCTGTTCATTTGCGGCTGCTTTCCTCTTTTTATTGATCAAGGGAAGTCAAAAGGTGAGAGACAACCTATTACTCTTGATTGCTTCGATTCTATTAGTGGATTCGGTTCAAAGTGCATATGAAATCCTTTTAATAAGCGTTGGTCAGCCACAAGCGGCAGGGGATGCGTCCAATCTTGCCCAATTAACAATTCTTCCCGCATTTATCTGGGGATTATTCTTCTTTATGCAAGCACTGTGGTTCTGTTATTTTGGGTTGAAAAGAGGATATTATCGATTAGCGAAATAA
- a CDS encoding GreA/GreB family elongation factor, with the protein MNHRNQTREFYAQQLVYLDENIKDLTNLYLSSTPIQERIKHFFNLYVLEVEELLSKASKKGPPSAFPKVFIGTKVTVLFEEDQETEDFIICLPEQSNPDSGFISFLSPVGRQLLLRKHGEQLSLKIPTGDLQVTIRNISFVGDLFEMEGQYKEA; encoded by the coding sequence ATGAACCATAGAAACCAGACACGTGAATTTTATGCTCAGCAATTGGTGTACTTGGATGAAAATATCAAGGATTTAACCAATCTTTATTTATCTTCAACACCAATCCAAGAACGGATTAAACACTTTTTTAACCTGTACGTTTTAGAGGTGGAAGAATTACTATCAAAAGCGAGCAAAAAGGGTCCACCTTCAGCGTTTCCTAAAGTTTTTATCGGTACAAAGGTGACGGTACTCTTTGAGGAGGATCAAGAAACAGAAGACTTTATCATCTGCCTGCCAGAACAATCAAACCCGGATAGCGGCTTTATTTCCTTTTTATCTCCGGTTGGCAGACAACTACTTCTAAGGAAACACGGTGAGCAGCTTTCACTTAAAATACCTACCGGAGATCTCCAAGTAACAATTAGGAATATTTCCTTTGTTGGGGATTTATTTGAAATGGAAGGGCAGTATAAAGAAGCGTAA
- a CDS encoding ABC transporter ATP-binding protein → MNLIEFKDIVKKYRTKSIINPFSLKIDPGQLVVFIGPSGCGKTTLLKMINKLIQPTSGKIFVDGTDISTMNPIELRRNIGYVIQNTGLFPHMSIKENLELIPKLKGEDPALIEKKTNDLLEMVGLDPKEYLHRFPKELSGGQQQRVGVARAFSTDSDIILMDEPFSALDPVTRSSLQDELFQMQKELNKTIIFVTHDMDEAIKIADKICILKDGDILQYDTPENILKNPANDFVEGFIGKRRVWNNPELMLAEDIMIQQPIKITAMRTVLQAIEIMKDNKVDSLMVTDKQNVLKGLVTLKSIQLLNRNTSIEMVMEHNVFSVSQDANLISVLAAMNEHKIGYLPVVNSAKQLTGLITRSSILSALSSQLIDLEVAF, encoded by the coding sequence ATGAACTTGATAGAATTTAAAGATATTGTCAAAAAATATCGAACAAAATCCATTATTAATCCTTTTTCATTAAAAATCGATCCCGGCCAATTAGTTGTCTTTATTGGACCAAGTGGTTGTGGAAAAACAACATTGCTTAAAATGATCAATAAACTAATACAGCCGACATCGGGTAAAATTTTTGTGGATGGGACAGATATCTCCACAATGAATCCCATTGAACTCCGCAGAAATATTGGTTACGTCATTCAAAATACTGGATTGTTTCCACATATGTCGATTAAAGAAAACTTGGAATTAATCCCCAAACTTAAGGGTGAAGATCCTGCCCTAATTGAGAAGAAAACAAATGATTTACTTGAAATGGTCGGCTTAGACCCTAAGGAATACTTACACAGATTTCCTAAAGAATTAAGCGGCGGACAGCAGCAAAGAGTAGGTGTAGCAAGAGCCTTCTCCACAGACTCCGATATTATCTTAATGGATGAACCCTTCAGTGCACTTGACCCTGTAACAAGAAGTTCACTTCAAGATGAATTATTTCAAATGCAAAAGGAATTAAATAAGACGATTATCTTTGTCACCCATGACATGGACGAAGCTATTAAAATAGCTGATAAGATTTGTATATTAAAAGATGGCGATATTCTCCAATACGACACGCCAGAAAATATCCTCAAAAATCCTGCGAATGATTTTGTTGAAGGCTTTATTGGAAAAAGAAGGGTTTGGAATAATCCAGAACTGATGTTGGCGGAGGATATTATGATTCAACAGCCTATAAAAATAACCGCCATGCGTACTGTTTTACAAGCCATTGAAATTATGAAAGACAATAAGGTTGATAGTTTAATGGTTACAGACAAACAGAATGTCCTAAAAGGACTTGTCACTTTAAAAAGTATCCAATTGCTCAATCGAAACACTTCAATAGAAATGGTGATGGAGCACAATGTATTCTCTGTTTCACAGGATGCTAATTTAATTTCTGTGTTAGCAGCTATGAATGAGCACAAAATTGGCTATCTTCCTGTTGTAAATAGTGCAAAGCAGTTAACAGGACTCATAACAAGGAGCAGCATTTTATCGGCTTTAAGTAGCCAATTAATTGACCTGGAGGTGGCGTTTTAA